The DNA window GTACGCCCACCACCACGCCACTGGTAGACCAGAGCCTGCTCAGTGGCCTGAGTGATGACGTGGAAGTGGTCTACGAAGAAGGCAAAGTCAGCTTCCGCATCAGCAGCGAAATCCTGTTCGCCTCGGCGGGCGCCGAACTGGAAGACAGCGGTTACCGGGCGCTGGATCCGTTAATTCCAATTCTGCAGGCATCCCCGCACACCGTGGCCGTAGCCGGCCACACCGATAACCTGCCGATTAATACCTCCCGTTTTCCTTCAAACTGGGAACTGTCGGCCGCCCGCGCCGGTAGCGTGATCCGCTATTTAATAGAAAGTGGGGTTGATCCGGCGCGCCTGCGCGCCGAAGGCTATGCCGATACGCGGCCGCTAACCGCCAACGACAGCGACAAGAGCCGCGCCCAGAACCGCCGGGTAGAACTGACGCTGGAAAGCCAGCCCTGATTCTTTGTAGCCTGCGGCCACTGGCTTAGCCGTCATCTTATGCCAGCCCTTTAGGCTGGTTTGCTGCCTTTGGCCACTGGGCAGGCCGCCGTTGGCGGCCTGATGCGGGGCTCCGCCCCCGCGCCCCGGATGTGGGGA is part of the Venatoribacter cucullus genome and encodes:
- a CDS encoding OmpA/MotB family protein, with the protein product MSDAEAPRKRQAQLGIPLTDSGEEDSWLITYLDTITLLLVMFVVMLALSDGKGPGDGPGDDSGADNQSEGLLLHDSGPAAIALGQPEPGPQVSTPTTTPLVDQSLLSGLSDDVEVVYEEGKVSFRISSEILFASAGAELEDSGYRALDPLIPILQASPHTVAVAGHTDNLPINTSRFPSNWELSAARAGSVIRYLIESGVDPARLRAEGYADTRPLTANDSDKSRAQNRRVELTLESQP